A window of Amycolatopsis australiensis contains these coding sequences:
- a CDS encoding permease has product MDKILEVLRLAWENLVDLSIFFFIALAIAATVDLLYLDIVARRSFRKHGLLGVLFTTCLGAFSPFCSFTVIPLIRKLLRGGVPLSAVMSFWIASPAMDPPIFALTAKEIGVPLATARLLGALVLAIGAGVIILLVEKRGGFKDVLRPEKKPAVDERERQAAPAQVAVAAGGGGSTVLTEAPASTGSCAGGGCGPDEDDDGAPWWPQAKASLKSKRNWRITGRNFLRDTVSLGKWLVFACVFEGVIRVYVPNGIITSILGGDKGWLAIPLAAVISIPLYLNGVGAIPIVGGLLAKGMAQGAAVTFLLAGSVTTIPAMVAVRSVVNNKVFALYLAFGMLGSILLGFLAQLLL; this is encoded by the coding sequence ATGGACAAGATCCTCGAGGTCCTGCGCTTGGCCTGGGAGAACTTGGTCGACCTGAGCATCTTCTTCTTCATCGCCCTGGCCATCGCCGCGACCGTCGACCTGCTCTACCTCGACATCGTCGCCCGCCGCTCGTTCCGCAAGCACGGGTTGCTGGGCGTCCTGTTCACCACGTGCCTCGGCGCGTTCAGCCCGTTCTGCTCTTTCACCGTCATTCCGCTGATCCGCAAGCTGCTGCGCGGCGGCGTGCCGCTGTCCGCGGTGATGTCCTTCTGGATCGCCTCCCCTGCCATGGACCCGCCGATCTTCGCGTTGACCGCGAAGGAGATCGGCGTGCCGCTGGCGACCGCCCGCCTGCTGGGCGCGCTCGTGCTGGCGATCGGGGCCGGCGTCATCATCCTGCTGGTGGAGAAGCGCGGCGGGTTCAAGGACGTCCTGCGCCCGGAGAAGAAACCGGCGGTCGACGAGCGTGAACGGCAGGCGGCGCCCGCCCAGGTGGCGGTGGCCGCCGGCGGCGGCGGCTCGACCGTGCTCACCGAGGCGCCCGCGTCGACCGGCTCCTGCGCCGGCGGCGGCTGCGGCCCCGATGAGGACGACGACGGAGCACCGTGGTGGCCGCAGGCCAAGGCCAGCTTGAAGTCGAAGCGGAACTGGCGCATCACGGGCCGGAACTTCCTGCGCGACACCGTGTCCCTGGGCAAGTGGCTCGTCTTCGCGTGCGTCTTCGAGGGCGTCATCCGGGTCTATGTGCCCAACGGGATCATCACGAGCATCCTCGGCGGCGACAAGGGCTGGCTGGCCATCCCGCTCGCCGCGGTCATCAGCATCCCGCTCTACCTCAACGGCGTCGGCGCGATCCCGATCGTCGGCGGCCTGCTCGCGAAGGGCATGGCCCAGGGCGCGGCGGTGACGTTCCTGCTCGCCGGGTCCGTGACGACCATCCCGGCGATGGTCGCGGTCCGCAGCGTGGTCAACAACAAGGTGTTCGCGCTGTACCTGGCGTTCGGCATGCTCGGCAGCATCCTGCTCGGCTTCCTCGCCCAGCTGCTCCTGTGA
- a CDS encoding ArsR/SmtB family transcription factor: protein MSKQLPLVAMDACCAPLAREPLTQDQAAELSHLFKAMADPVRLRLLSLIASHAGGEACVCDLTDAFDLTGPTISHHLKVLRESGLITGDRRGTWIYYRVHPEVLARLSAVLTTTGEAVTA from the coding sequence ATGTCGAAGCAACTGCCGCTCGTCGCGATGGACGCCTGCTGCGCGCCGTTGGCGAGGGAGCCGCTGACGCAGGACCAGGCAGCCGAGCTGTCGCACCTGTTCAAGGCGATGGCCGACCCGGTCCGGCTGCGGTTGCTCTCGCTGATCGCGTCCCACGCCGGCGGCGAGGCGTGCGTCTGCGACCTGACCGACGCCTTCGACCTGACCGGCCCGACCATCTCCCACCACCTGAAGGTGCTGCGCGAGTCCGGGCTGATCACCGGCGACCGGCGCGGCACCTGGATCTACTACCGCGTGCACCCCGAGGTGCTGGCGCGGCTGTCGGCGGTGCTCACGACCACGGGCGAAGCGGTCACCGCGTGA
- a CDS encoding arsenate reductase ArsC gives MTGKPEVLFVCVHNAGRSQMAAALLAHHADGAVDVRSAGSAPAGSINPAVREAMAEIGLDLSREVPKKLTTDAVEAADVVITMGCGDACPVFPGKRYLDWQLDDPAGKGVEDVRPIRDEIDRRVRELLTELLAAEA, from the coding sequence GTGACCGGCAAGCCTGAAGTCCTCTTCGTCTGCGTGCACAACGCCGGCCGCTCCCAGATGGCCGCCGCGCTGCTCGCCCACCACGCCGACGGCGCGGTCGACGTCCGCTCGGCCGGCTCCGCGCCCGCCGGCAGCATCAACCCGGCCGTGCGCGAGGCGATGGCCGAGATCGGGCTCGACCTCTCCCGCGAGGTCCCGAAGAAGCTGACGACCGACGCGGTCGAGGCCGCCGACGTCGTGATCACGATGGGCTGCGGCGACGCCTGCCCGGTCTTCCCCGGCAAGCGGTACCTGGACTGGCAGCTCGACGACCCCGCGGGCAAAGGCGTCGAGGACGTCCGGCCGATCCGGGACGAGATCGACCGCAGAGTGCGGGAACTGCTCACCGAGCTCTTGGCTGCGGAGGCCTGA
- a CDS encoding arsenate reductase ArsC: MSVPKVLFVCVHNAGRSQMAAAFLRHHGGDRVIARSAGSAPADTVNPAVVEVMAERGIDLSGEQPKKLTTESVERSDVVITMGCGDACPVVPGTRYLDWKLDDPAGRPAGEIRPIRDEIERRVQELLSELTGAAATVSAAGAAPA, encoded by the coding sequence GTGTCCGTACCCAAAGTTCTGTTCGTTTGCGTCCACAACGCCGGCCGCTCCCAGATGGCTGCGGCGTTCCTGCGCCACCACGGCGGCGACCGGGTCATCGCCCGCTCGGCGGGCTCCGCGCCGGCCGACACCGTCAACCCCGCCGTCGTCGAAGTCATGGCCGAACGCGGCATCGACCTCTCGGGCGAGCAGCCGAAGAAGCTCACCACCGAAAGCGTCGAACGGTCCGACGTCGTCATCACGATGGGCTGCGGCGACGCGTGCCCGGTGGTACCCGGGACGCGCTACCTGGACTGGAAGCTGGACGACCCCGCCGGGCGCCCGGCCGGGGAGATCCGCCCGATCCGGGACGAGATCGAGCGCCGGGTTCAGGAGCTGCTGTCCGAGCTGACCGGGGCCGCGGCGACGGTGAGCGCGGCCGGCGCCGCACCGGCGTAG
- the arsL gene encoding arsinothricin biosynthesis radical SAM protein ArsL: protein MPAARVLVASAFEAELQPLTSACAGAAMRAQGADVAGWDAHKNPDAVPDGEFDLILLSVQQFEGVERGLNLAARLRESFGGAKLVAFGQYAQMNHRRFLETADAIVMEEPELVAAELAEVARGEREVAAVPASMTARGMRPKPPHRRITVPAPARDLFPSLVHYPAHHSPYGLMGNVEVTRGCHHKCTYCSVYGAYDGGVAAYNADTVLADCLQLAEEGVRHFCFIDAEFFNSRTIGAGVVRRLVDEIGPITFEFTTRVDHILSYRKELTELVSLGLVKVTSALEFPSNRILRIFDKHIDVDHMRAAIAEAERLGFVLYPTFIPFTPWVEYDELLTFEDFLVDTGLAKVTDPTALQTRLLLFKGSPLLSSPWMEDIATVDRGLWVEWTHPDRRVEELWTERRADAEDVGKVRCCVKC from the coding sequence ATGCCCGCTGCGCGTGTACTGGTCGCATCCGCCTTCGAAGCCGAGCTGCAGCCGCTGACCTCCGCGTGCGCCGGTGCCGCGATGCGGGCGCAGGGCGCCGACGTCGCGGGCTGGGACGCCCACAAGAACCCGGACGCCGTACCGGACGGCGAGTTCGACCTGATCCTGCTGTCGGTGCAGCAGTTCGAGGGTGTCGAGCGTGGCCTGAACCTCGCCGCCCGGCTGCGGGAATCCTTCGGTGGAGCCAAGCTGGTCGCCTTCGGGCAGTACGCCCAGATGAACCACCGCCGGTTCCTCGAAACGGCCGACGCGATCGTGATGGAAGAACCGGAGCTCGTCGCGGCCGAACTGGCCGAGGTGGCGCGAGGCGAGCGCGAGGTCGCCGCCGTGCCGGCATCGATGACCGCGCGGGGGATGCGGCCGAAACCGCCGCACCGGCGCATCACCGTTCCGGCCCCGGCTCGTGACCTGTTCCCGTCCTTGGTGCACTACCCGGCCCACCACTCACCGTACGGGTTGATGGGCAACGTCGAGGTCACCCGTGGCTGCCACCACAAGTGCACGTACTGCTCGGTGTACGGCGCCTATGACGGCGGAGTCGCCGCCTACAACGCCGACACCGTCCTGGCCGACTGCCTGCAGCTGGCCGAGGAAGGCGTCCGGCACTTCTGCTTCATCGACGCCGAATTCTTCAACTCCCGCACCATCGGCGCCGGCGTCGTCCGCCGCCTGGTCGACGAGATCGGCCCGATCACCTTCGAGTTCACCACCCGCGTCGACCACATCCTCAGCTACCGGAAGGAACTCACCGAACTCGTGTCGCTCGGGCTGGTGAAGGTGACCTCGGCGCTGGAGTTCCCCTCGAACCGGATCCTGCGGATCTTCGACAAGCACATCGACGTCGACCACATGCGCGCCGCGATCGCCGAAGCCGAACGCCTCGGGTTCGTGCTGTACCCGACGTTCATCCCGTTCACGCCGTGGGTGGAGTACGACGAGCTGCTCACCTTCGAAGACTTCCTCGTCGACACCGGGCTGGCGAAGGTCACCGACCCCACCGCCCTGCAGACAAGGCTGCTGCTGTTCAAGGGCTCGCCGCTGCTGTCCTCGCCGTGGATGGAGGACATCGCCACCGTCGACCGCGGGCTGTGGGTCGAGTGGACCCATCCGGACCGCCGCGTCGAGGAGCTGTGGACCGAGCGCCGCGCGGACGCCGAGGACGTCGGCAAGGTGCGCTGCTGCGTGAAGTGCTGA